The Daucus carota subsp. sativus chromosome 9, DH1 v3.0, whole genome shotgun sequence genome window below encodes:
- the LOC135146714 gene encoding probable UDP-arabinopyranose mutase 5, whose translation MSKVMINENEVDIVIGALNPDLTSFMEEWRPVFSRFHLIIVKDPDLKEELKIPEGFNVHVYTKADIDKIAGSTSTSLLFSGYSCRYFGYLVSKRKFIVSIDDDCVPAKDDMGNLIDAVSQHVQNLETPATPFFFNTLYDPYRKGADFVRGYPFSLRSGVTCALSCGLWLNLADYDAPTQALKPTERNSRYVDAVLTVPVKAMMPVSGINIGFNRELVGPALLPALKLEQEGKVRWETVEDLWCGMCVKVVSDHMGIGVKTGLPYVWRNERGDAVASLKKEWEGVKLMEDIVPFFQSLRFSEAAVTAEECVIELAAAVKESLGPSNPVFERAAEAMVQWVKLWKVVKT comes from the coding sequence ATGTCTAAAGTAATGATCAACGAGAATGAGGTTGATATTGTGATTGGTGCACTAAACCCAGACCTAACATCTTTTATGGAGGAATGGAGACCTGTCTTCTCCCGCTTCCACCTGATTATTGTCAAAGATCCTGATCTCAAGGAGGAACTGAAGATACCGGAAGGCTTTAATGTTCATGTCTATACAAAAGCAGATATAGACAAAATTGCTGGTTCTACTTCCACATCCCTTCTCTTTAGTGGTTACTCTTGTCGTTATTTTGGCTATCTGGTctctaaaagaaaatttatagtTTCAATTGATGATGATTGTGTTCCTGCAAAAGATGACATGGGCAACTTAATAGATGCTGTTTCTCAGCATGTCCAGAACCTGGAAACTCCAGCCACTCCTTTCTTTTTCAATACACTTTATGACCCTTACCGTAAAGGAGCAGACTTTGTTCGTGGTTACCCGTTTAGCTTGCGTTCTGGGGTGACGTGTGCTCTGTCATGTGGTCTGTGGCTGAACTTAGCGGACTATGATGCACCTACTCAAGCCCTCAAGCCAACTGAAAGAAATTCACGATATGTTGATGCTGTTCTTACTGTACCTGTGAAGGCTATGATGCCTGTAAGTGGAATTAATATAGGATTCAATCGTGAGTTGGTGGGACCTGCTCTGTTGCCGGCATTAAAGTTGGaacaggaaggaaaagtgagGTGGGAAACAGTAGAAGATTTATGGTGTGGAATGTGTGTAAAAGTAGTAAGTGACCACATGGGGATAGGAGTGAAAACTGGTCTTCCTTACGTGTGGAGAAACGAAAGAGGCGATGCTGTTGCAAGTCTGAAAAAAGAGTGGGAAGGGGTAAAGCTCATGGAGGATATTGTCCCTTTCTTTCAGTCACTGAGGTTTTCAGAAGCAGCGGTTACAGCTGAAGAGTGCGTGATTGAGTTGGCCGCAGCTGTAAAAGAATCCCTTGGGCCATCGAATCCTGTCTTTGAGCGGGCTGCAGAAGCTATGGTGCAGTGGGTTAAACTCTGGAAGGTAGTCAAAACATAA